The Engystomops pustulosus chromosome 1, aEngPut4.maternal, whole genome shotgun sequence genome has a window encoding:
- the LOC140133804 gene encoding thioredoxin-like isoform X2 produces the protein MVRYVESLDEFNKALKDAGDKLVVVDFTATWCGPCKMIGPFFDSLSAKYPDVVFLKVDVDDAQEISSSCEIKCMPTFQFFKNGEKVHEFSGANQNSLESKVAELK, from the exons GATGAATTTAATAAAGCTCTGAAAGATGCTGGTGACAAACTTGTTGTAGTAGACTTTACTGCAACATGGTGTGGACCCTGTAAAATGATTGGACCTTTCTTTGAT AGTCTGAGTGCAAAATACCCTGATGTTGTATTTCTTAAGGTAGATGTGGATGATGCACAG GAAATTTCGTCATCTTGTGAAATCAAATGCATGCCAACCTTTCAGTTCTTTAAAAATGGGGAAAAG gTACATGAATTTAGTGGTGCCAACCAAAATAGTCTGGAGAGTAAAGTTGCTGAACTGAAATAA
- the LOC140133804 gene encoding thioredoxin-like isoform X1, translating into MPSKANLFGCQDEFNKALKDAGDKLVVVDFTATWCGPCKMIGPFFDSLSAKYPDVVFLKVDVDDAQEISSSCEIKCMPTFQFFKNGEKVHEFSGANQNSLESKVAELK; encoded by the exons ATGCCAAGTAAAGCTAATCTATTTGGGTGCCAG GATGAATTTAATAAAGCTCTGAAAGATGCTGGTGACAAACTTGTTGTAGTAGACTTTACTGCAACATGGTGTGGACCCTGTAAAATGATTGGACCTTTCTTTGAT AGTCTGAGTGCAAAATACCCTGATGTTGTATTTCTTAAGGTAGATGTGGATGATGCACAG GAAATTTCGTCATCTTGTGAAATCAAATGCATGCCAACCTTTCAGTTCTTTAAAAATGGGGAAAAG gTACATGAATTTAGTGGTGCCAACCAAAATAGTCTGGAGAGTAAAGTTGCTGAACTGAAATAA